Below is a genomic region from candidate division TA06 bacterium B3_TA06.
ACTAGATTGTTTCTGTAGGGTGCAAGAGAAGGCAGATTCTCTCTATGAGGCAGTAAGACATCTTGACTTACGCAGGGATGTCCGGAAACAGATCGCGCTCACCATCAGAGACGCTGTGAGAAATATCTATGCTGAGGATCTTGAAAAAGAAAATCTCCAAGCACTGCTTAAGGCCATAAAGGTTGCAGCAAAGGAAGAACTTCATCCCTCAGATCATATGCAGGTATTAGAATTCCTTTATGAGGGCGACCTAGATGCATACCCGCATCTTGATGAAGACCTTTCCAAAATAATTGAAGAAGAAAACCAAAACGAGTGAAGCTTTTTCTCGACACAACTGTCCAAATGAACAGATACCTGGGTAAACAAAAGACCAAGAAAAAAATACGCAAAAAAATAAACCAAAGCACATCGTGTACTGCATCGAATTACGTTCTTGGTGAATACAGATGGACAATTGTCAAGGATGCGGCAATCTTTTTGAATTTGTTGAAAAGCTCTAATTCGATCAATGAAGCCGTCAATAGACTACCCTCTTATAATAGAAGAACGGAGAGAGTAACGAAAAAAATCCTTGGGCCAGTAATGGAGGAGTTACGGAACAGTGCCCCTAACCGACCGATGTCCGAATTAAAAGAAGCATTGCAGGAACGTGTAGAATATCTTTTAGATTGGTTGCTGGATTATTACTTTTGGGTAAGGATAGATAGGGATTCATTTGTAAAATCACCTGAATGCGTAGATGCACGGATTGAACCTTCTGCATCCGAAAAAATTTCATGTCCTCTTACAAAACCACCTCCTTGTGACATCGAGGATTTCTGGAGCCGTCACAAGGCGGAACTAAAGTCACTCGCCCATAACCTTCCTGATAGCCTGAGTAAATTTAAATCTCCAGCGGCATCCATCTTGAGAAATCCTGAAAAGGCGCATGGTAAGAAATGTCGCTACATCTTGGGGGATGCAATAATTGCCACACAATGTCCTAAAGGTTATCGAGTCTTTACAACCAACACCGGGGATTTCCAACCAATCTGTCAGGCGGTCGGAAAGTCCACTCCAATTGGCCTTAAATAATTATACTGTCTCATAACACTTGACAGTTCCAAAGCCCCAGATATACTAGAGTTCGTTTGACAAGATAGATGTAAAGACGCAGACATCTGTGTTGCTAAGTGGTTGGATTAAAACGTCTTAACAGAGGCGTTTTCGGAAAGTTGAATAGATTAACCCTCAAACCTCCGAGGAGGTAGTGATGCATAAGAAACTTTTCATCCCAGGACCCACCGAGGTCCTGCCTGAGGTTCTAGAGGCTCAGACCAAACCCATGTTCGGGCACCGCATGAAGGAGGCATCCGAACTGGGAACATCGGTAATCAACAAGCTGAAAAAAGTACTGGAGACCGACCAGCAGGTGATCGTGTGGACCGCTTCGGGTTCCTTGATCATGGAGGCATCCATACGCAACAGCGTCAAGAAGGGCGTGCTCAACACTATCTGCGGGGCCTTTTCCGAGCGCTGGCACAAGATGGCCAAGGCCAACGGCTTGCCATGTGGTGCTATTGAAGTCGAATGGGGCAAGGCCATAACGCCGGAGATGGTGGATCAAGAACTGGCAACCGGCAAATACGACGTGCTGTGCCTTACCCATAACGAAACCTCCACCGGCGTAATGAACCCAACCGATGCGATCGCGGACATGGTGCGTGAGCGCTATCCGGACGTTTTGATTCTGGTAGACGCCGTCTCCTCACTCACCGGTGCCAGGATCAACGTTGACAAATACGACGTGGTTTTGACCTCTACCCAGAAATGTGTGGCACTTCCACCCGGCCTTTCCTTCTGCACCGTCTCCGACAGGTTCCTTGAGCGGGCCCAGACCATCGAGCACCGCGGCCACTACACCGACTTCCTACTCATGAAGAAGTACATAGACGAGCGAGGCGGACAGACACCATCCACCCCCAACCTTGCCCTCTACAACGCACTCGACTTCCAGCTCGATCGCATGCTTGAAGAAGGCATGGACAACCGTTACAAGCGTCACTCGGATATGGCCAACCGCGTGCGCTCCTGGGCAAAGGAGCACTTTGATCTTTTCCCTGAGCAAGGCTATGAGTCCGAGACCGTGACCGTTATCGCCAACACCAAGGGCATAAGTGTGGCCGATTTGAACAAGGCATTGGCTGAGCGCGGCATGGCCCTAGCCAACGGCTACGGTAAAAAGCTCAAGGAGAAGACCTTCCGCATCGCCCACATGGGTGATCTTCAGATGAAAGACATAGACGAGCTATTGGCCGCTATAGACGACATACTCGGCCACTAGGAGGATGTAATGAAGGTTTTAGTAAACGACGCCATCGCCCCCCAGGGCGTCCAGAAGCTGAAGGACGCAGGATTCGAGGTGGTGGTGGATCATCTCGAACCGGAGGATTTGAAAGCTCAGATCAAAGACTACGACGCCCTCATCGTGCGTTCGGCGACCAAGGTGCGCCGCGAGATCATCGAGGCCGCCGAGAACCTGAAGGTGATCGGTCGCGCCGGCGTTGGACTGGATAACGTGGACCGCGAGGCGGCCAAGGAGCGCGGCATTGCTGTCTACAACACCCCGGCAGCGACATCCATCTCGGTAGCTGAGCTTGCTCTGGGTATGATGCTTTCCGCGGCCCGGCACATCGCACAGGGCACGGTTAGCCTCAAGCAAGGCCGCTGGGACAAGAAGAAGTTCAAGGGTATTGAGCTTTACGGCAAGACACTGGGCATAATCGGCATGGGTCGCATCGGCTCCGAGCTGGCCAAGCGCGCCCGGGCCATGGGCATGAGTGTCTTCTTCTTCGACGCCGTAGTCTCCGAATCCGAGTTCGGCACCTACAAGGAGATGGATGAGGTCCTGGCGGAGGCTGATTTCCTTTCCCTTCACCTGCCCCATAACGACAGCACCCATTACCTCATAAGCACCGATGCGTTTGCGAAGATGAAGGACGGAGCGATTCTTGTCAACGCTGCCCGCGGCGGTGTGGTTGATGAGGAGGCGCTGTATGAAGCGCTCACCTCCGGCAAGCTCAGAGCGGCCGCCGTAGACGTCTACGAGAGCGAACCTGTAACCGAGCACAAGCTCTTTAGTCTGGATAACGTGGTGCTCACCCCGCACGTGGGTGCCCAGGCCGCAGAAGGTCAGCAGCGCGCAGGCGTGCAGGTCGCAGAAAAGGTAATCGAGGCGCTCAAGGGGTCATAAGTGGCAACCATACGACCGTTCAGAGGGCTTCGCTACAACCCGGAAGAGATAGCTGACCCCTCTCGTGTGATCACCCAGCCCTACGACAAGATAACGCCCCGGATGCAAGCGGAGTATTATGATCGGCACCCGCTGAACTATGTACGCCTCATCTACGGACGCGAAGAAGACCGTTACCAGGAATCGGCGGATTTCTTCAACAAGTGGATGGAAGAGGGTCTCATCATCAAGGATGTCGAACCCGCACTCTACCCATATACCCAGACTTATAGGATTGAGGGTAATCCTGCCCCTATCACCCGCACCGGGTTCATCACCGCACTCAAGCTTCACCCTTACTCCGACAGGGTGGTGCTTCCGCACGAGCGCACCCTGAAGGGGCCAAAACAGGATCGTTTCAAACTCTTTTCAAAGACACATAAGAACTACGAGCAGGTGTTCATGCTCTACGCTGATTCCGACCGCAGGATCGAGAAGTTCTTTGAGCCTGCGATGGCCCAAAAGCCCCTGATGGAGGCGACGGACGATTATGATTGTATCCACAGGGTTTGGCGGGTTTCTGATCCTGAGGTGATCGGCAAGGTTCAGGAGGTTCTTGCTCCCAAACCGGTAATGATCGCAGACGGTCACCACCGCTACGAGACCGCGCTTGCACTCAAGGAGCATCTTGTCAAGGATCATCCCGATGTGCCTGACGCCTCGGCCTTCAACCACCGCATGGTGACACTGGTTAATCTGTTCGATCCAGGACTGCTGGTGCTTCCTACCCATCGCTACGTGATAAAACTGAAAACCGACTTCGATACCGCCAAAGCGGAGATGGCAGAGTATTTCGAGATCACGCCGGTTGCCAAGGAAGAACTTGCGGTCAAGGTCAAGGAGAACGCGGATAAGCACGCGTTTGGCCTCTATCGTAAGGACGGTTCCTGGCTTCTGCTGCTCAAGGACGATGCCGTGATGGACGAGGTAATGCCCGCAGATCCGCCCCAGATCAAAGCGCTTGACGTATCTGTGCTGCACAACCTGGTGATCGAGAAGCTGTTGGATATCAGCAAGGAGGAGATCGAGTCATACATCCGCTACGAGCGCTACGTGGATAAAGCTTTCAGCCGTGTGGATTCCGGCGAGTTTGAGATATGCTTCCTCATGAACCCGACAAAGGTCGAGCAGGTTGAAGCGGTCTCGGCGGCCGGCGCCAGGATGCCGCAGAAGTCCACCGACTTCTACCCGAAGCTCGTTTCAGGTCTGGTGGCGTTTGACGTTTCTCCGGGCGAGGTTCTGCCCTGGTAGCGGTGATAGCTTCAAGTTATTAAGAGTAGGGGCACGGCATGCCGTGCCCCTACAATTTAGGAGGAAAGGATGTCCCTGACGTTAGTTTTTGCGATACTTGCCGCACCCATAGATAGCCTCTGGCAGACTGAGTACGAGCACATACTTGAAGGGCTCCAGCTTATGAATCTTGAGGTTTCAGACCTGGGCTACGACAAGCTCTGGCGCGAAGACTCATTCAGGCTCGAGATCGTCAACGACCTCATGAACAACCCGCTGGACGTGCCTGACTACGTGCTTCTCTCAGGTAAAGAGATACGTGAGCTCTACCGGCCTTCCGACTACCTGAGGTTTACATGTCTGGAGCTTACCGGCAAGAGGTTCAGATCGGAGAAGATAAAAGCTGCAGATATCGAGGATGCGGTTAAAGAGGTGTTCGAATTGACCAGCCAGCATCTGGATAAGGCGTTTGAGGATTTAACCGAGGCGGAGCGCGACAGCCTCCTATACACCGCCCCTGCCTTGTGGTCTGACGAGGCCGACTCGTTAGAAAACGGCTACGCAGGCGCGCTGCATAAAGAGTTCGGGATAGAGCGCGATACGAGTTACGGGTTGAAGCTGGTTGATCTGCTTCGCTTATCCCAGAAGGTGGATATCCGCGAGCTGCACGTTGCAGGGGCGAGTCTTGCTGATGGGGTGGAACAGATCATACCAATGGCTAAGGAGCTACTTGCGCAGGAGAACCCGCCACAGGTGCAGGTGGAGGGGGTTGAAGGAGTGGTCTACGCGGTCTACGATCTCCCCGATGGCCAGAAATGCGTTATCGGCGGACCGTGGCATAACACCTATACCGGTGATTTCGCGGTGATCATCGATCTGGGCGGCAACGATGTCTACGAAGGACGGGCTGCAGGTGCGGTTGGCGAGCTGTGGACCGCGGTCAGCTTCGTGCTCGATCTTGCAGGAGACGACGTCTACCGCAACCGTACCAAGCTGGTTAACCAGGGTGCGGCGCTGTTCGGTGCGGCCTTATTATGGGATAAAGGCGGCAACGATTCCTACACAGGGTTCCACATCTCGCATGGTGCGGGTCTGTATGGGATCGGCATGTTGATCGACGAGGACGGAGAGGATTCATACAGGGCCGGGTTCTTCACCCAGGGGGCGGGCAACTTCGGATCAGGCGTTCTTGCCGATCGTGAAGGCGACGACACCTACCGCGCCTGGGACTGGACTCAAGGGTTAGGCGGCCCATGGGGATACGGGTTAATTGCCGACTACGAAGGCGACGATCTGTACTACGCTGGCGGGGTTCACATCCACCATCCCCTTACCCCTGACCAGTACCGCTCGTTCGCCCAGGGGTTCGGTTTCGGCTGGCGCGACGTGGCCTCCGGTGGGATAGGATTTTTATACGACCGTAAGGGCAACGATAAGTACATCTCAGAGATATACGCGCAGGCCACCTCCTACTGGTTCGCGTTAGGGATGCTTTTAGATGAACAGGGCAACGATTTGTACTCGGCGGCTCAGTACTCTCAAGGGTCAGGCATTCATTTATCGATAGGTGCGTTGATGGATCTGGAGGGCGACGATCACTACTTCTCGCGCTACGGTCCGTCCCAGGGTGAGGGGCACGATCTTGCGGTCGGCTGGCTTCTTGATGCCGACGGCGACGATGTGTATTACGCGTCAGGAGGTCAGGGGATCGGCCTGACCAACTCGGTAGGGATATTCGTGGACACAAGGGGTAACGACGACTACTGCTCCCGCGAGGGTCTAAGCCAGGGCGGGGCAAACTGGTCGCGAGGCACCGGGGGAGTGGGCATGTTTATCGACCTTCAGGGTAACGACCGCTACGCCGAGGAGGACAAGGGCGAAAATAACCACGTCTGGACCTCAGGCACCTTCGCCCTGGGTATGGACGTGGAGGCGGTCCAGCCGCGCAAGGAACCCTGGCAGGATACGGTTACCACCTTCCCTGAGCTGGATACGTTAGAGACTGACTCGGCAAGGATGGCGAGGCTGTTCCACTACGCGTCGCTGTGGGAGGTGCGCGGCGACATCGGCAAGGTAAGGACAGCAAGAAGGATGCTGAAAGAGGATTACGCAGAGCAGGCGGTCTCATACATCTTCAACTACGAGTTCTGCACCTACAGCGGGCTGACGCTGCGGGCGATAGAGAAGCATTTTGCGGAGTTCAAGGACACCGCCGCCTACTATCTCTATCAAGGTCTTGAAGCAGACAACGACACCATCGTGCGCAACTCGATCTATCTCTTGGGTCAGCTGGAGATCGAGGGAGCAGCAGACACATTAATCAAAAAGCTTGAGGACAAACGCAACGACTCCCTGGCAGGCTCACTGGTCTCTGCGCTTGGGAAGTTAAAGGCAAATCAGGCGGTTCCTGCGATAGTCCACTACGCCGATCATCATAAGGAACGCATGAGGATTCTGGTGGCAGAGGCTTTCTCAAAGATAAAGGACGAAAGGGCCGTACCTGTCTTGATAGATGATCTTTCGGATCCCTACTTTACGGTCCGCGCCGCGGCGATGGCCGCTTTAGCCCAGATAGGTGAGGCGGCACTTGAACCCCTTGAGATTGAGTTGGACAAAGCACGCAAACCGGATTATCAGGCGACACTCCTGCGAGCACTGCGCAACGTCTATACGAAACTAGAGGACGAGGAGAAGACCTCAGACCTCAAGGAGCGCTTGGCTGAGCTTGCGCGGCCCTATCTTGATGCCTCCTACCCCGCACTTCGCGAACAGGCGCAAAAGCTCTTAGACGAGGTGGAAGGCCGCAGCATACTCTCTCCTACCGAGCTGTTCGGCTATCCTGAGCAAGCTTGGGATTGACGGAGCAATCTAGCAGAAAGTAAGGGCGCCTTTAGGGCATCTAAGACTCCAAAAACGACGAGTGGGAAGGGGCTACCCCAACCAAATTCTTGATATCATTTTTTTGATTTATAACAAAAGCTCTTGACAATCATAAAATTTTGTGCATCATTAGGGATAGAAGGAAGATTTATGTCCTTCTTTCAGAAACCTTCAACCCAAGGAGGAGATATGCATAACTCCAAAAAACTCATACTCGCCGTCCTGGCAGTTATCCTGCTGCTGGGAGCCACTCCGGCGTTCGCTCAGCTGGGCGGAACCTGGGAGGGCATAGGTAGGGGCGAAGCTTACCCGCCCTGTCACCCTCCTATACACCCCTGGCAGACGTGGAAGGGCGAGATCCCGGCCACCCAAGATGTCTTCACCGGCGAATGGTGGGATGCGGACGGCAATCACGGCACATTCAAGGGCGTGGTGGAGTTCTCACCCATTCCTGAGATAGCATACGCTGAAGGCGAATGGACATGGTACGACCCCACAGGCCACTCTCAGCAACCAATAGTCGGCGGCAAGTTCAAGATGACGTTCTACATCCTGGAAAAAAGATGCGAAGGCACCTGGACATCCATCTGGCCCTCACCCAGCGATCACGGCACCATGAAAGGCTGGAAGGTAGATTAACCTTCCATGAAACTCGGAGGGGCAGATTTCTGCCCCTCCTCACAGATCACAAAAGGAGTAAGAGATGAGTAACTTCAAAAAACTCACGATCGCCGCGCTCGCGGTGATCTTTCTGATCGGAGCAACGCCTATTGCCGCCGAGCTCGACGGCATCTGGGAAGGCCATGGCGATGGAACCTGGCGGCCACCAAGCGGCATAGTACCTGTTCACCCCTGGCAAACCTGGAAAGGCACCGTCGAGAACGGACGCTTTTACGGGGAGTGGTACGATAGCACAGGCGCCCACGGCAGATTCCAAGGCGTCATACCATCCTTAACCCAAGAGGTAGCATACTGCGAAGGCTTCTGGACGTGGGTAGATGAAGGTTGCGACCCACCACGGGAGATCACCGTAGGTCCGTTCGAGATGGATTTTCACTACGTCATTGAAACATGCAGGGGCGCATGGTGGAGTGAACTTACCGCCGTCCCGCAAGGACACATGTGGGGCCGAAGGACAGGCCCGTAGGGCATAATAGAAACCAAGCAGGGGGCGGGGTTACTCGCCCCCTCATAAACCTAAAACCTCAAAGGAGGAACAAATGAGCAACTCCAAAAAACTCATAATCGCCCTCGCCGTGATCTTCTTGGTTGGGGCAACACCTGCCTTGGCCGATCTCGATGGTATTTGGGAAGGCTATGGTAATGGCAGCTACTACTTACCTGACGGTAGCATCATCTACCCATGGCAAAGCTGGAACGGTACTGTCGAGAATGGAGTCTTCAGCGGCTCCTGGGAAGATGACGAAGGCAACTCCGGCGGTTTCACAGGAGGCATCACATGCTTCTTCACTACTGTCCCACCCTCATATACGTTTGCCGGCTGCGAAGGAACCTGGACGTGGATTGACCCCAGCGGCTTAGAACCCATTGAACTAGGGAGCTTCTGGATGACGTTCAACGTAGACCTTGACACCTGCTGGGGCGAATGGTTGCCTTACACTAATGCTCAGGGTGGAACCATGTGGGGCTGGAGGATAGGAGACTGAGGCATAATAGAAACCAACCAGGGGGCGGGGTTACTCGCCCCCTCATAAACCTTAAACCAAAAGGAGGAACAAAATGAGTAACTCCAAAAAACTCCTCATCGCCCTGGCTGTGATACTTGCAGTCGGGGCAACGCCCCTCCTCGCACAACTTGAAGGACCGTGGGCAGGCAATGGCGAAGGAAGCTGCAAGACACCCACCGGAATCACTATCTACCCTTGGCAGGAGTGGGACGGCTTCGTGGAGAATGGAGCCTTCGACGGCAGTTGGTGGGACGGCGACAACGGCGGCAACTTTCACGGCGACATAATATCCATCAGCACCCCAGTCCCACCCGCGGAACCACATGACGTAGCATACTGTGAAGGCACCTGGACATGGGTAAATGACGAGGGGGAGGAGATATCTATGGGCCAGTTCTGGATGAACTTTGACCTCCTCTACGGAACATGCGAAGGTGAATGGTGGCCTTGCAATCGCCCTGAGCCTTGGGGCCCGGGAATCATGTGGGGCTGGAGGATAGGAGACTGAGGCATAATAGAAACCAAGCAGGGGGCGGGGTTACTCGCCCCCTCATAAACCTTAAACCTCAAAGGAGGAACAAATGAGCACCCCAAAAAAAATCCTGCTAACCGCTTTGGCGGTGATCCTTTTACTAGGGGCCACGCCTATTGCCGCCCAGATCGCAGGAGTCTGGGAGGGCACCGGTAAAGGCGCAGCTTACCCGCCCTGCCACCTACCTATATATCCATGGCAGAAATGGATAGGCGAGATACCAAACTCTGAAGACGTCTTTTTCGGCGAGTGGAAAGACACCCTTGACAACCACGGCAGATTCGAAGGCAAGCCTGCACCTTACTCCACTCCTGATGCGAAGGTGTTCAAAGGCTACTGGACCTGGGAAACCCCCGAAGGGATATTCAAAGGCGGCGAATTCACGATGACCTTTTACTTCTTGGAAGGCGAATGCAAGGGCACCTGGACATCCATCTGGCCTTCGCCGGGCAAGCTGGGAACCATGAGAGGCTGGAAGGTGCACTGAAGCATACAACCAACCAGGGGGCGGCCCTCCGCCCCCTATAAACCTTAAACCTCAAAGGAGGAACAAAATGAGTAACCCCAAAAAACTCCTCATCGCCGCGCTTGCGGTGATCTTCCTGCTCGGCGCAACGCCCCTTGCCGCCGAGCTAGACGGGTTCTGGGCAGGAACTGGCACTGGCTGCTGCCATCCAGAGTCCACCACCATCACCATATACCCCTGGCAGACATGGGACGGCTTCGTCGTGAACCACGAGATCTTTCACGGTGAGTGGCAAGATAGCTTAGGACACCAAGGCACCTTCGAAGGAAGAGTCGTCCAGATAGACTCAACCTATGCGGTTTTCGAAGGCACGTGGAGATGGACTGACCCCACCATACTCATAATCCCTCCTGTTATAGGCGAGTTCCATATGGACTTCGATCTTCTCACCCGCACCTGCCTGGGCGAATGGTTCTACCATGAGGACTACGGAACCATGCAAGGACAAAAACTGGAGACAAAATAAGAAAGAACAGACAAACCAACCAGGGGGCGGGGTTACTCGCCCCCTCATAAACCTTAAACCTCAAAGGAGGAACAAATGAGCACCCCAAAAAAAATCCTGCTAACCGGTTTGGCGGTAATCCTTTTACTAGGGGCCACGCCGCTTGCCGCCCAGATCGCAGGAAGATGGGAGGGTACTGGTACAGGCGAAGCTTACCCGCCCTGCCACCCGCCTATACACCCCTGGCAGATCTGGATGGGCGAGATCCCGCTCACTCAGGATGTTTTCACAGGCGAATGGTGTGACGCGGACTGCAATCACGGCACCTTCAAGGGCGAGATAGCCCCTTTCTCAACTCCAGAGGAAGCATACTGTGAAGGTTATTGGACGTGGGATGATCCTTCCAGCCCGTCCATCATTGTAGGCCATTTCAAGATGACGTTCTACATCCTGGAAGGAATATGCGAAGGCACCTGGACATCCATCTGGCCATCGCCCAGCGGTCCCGGAACCATGAAAGGCTGGAAGATAGACTGAGGTATACCTCGACAGACCATCAGGGGGCGGCCCTCCGCCCCCTTACAAACCTTAAACCAAAAGGAGGAACAAAATGAGTAACTCCAAAAAACTCCTCATCGCCGCGCTTGCGGTGATCTTCCTCGCAGGGGCTACGCCTCTCGCCGCCCAGCTCGCAGGAGTCTGGGCAGGCACGGGCGAAGGCTGCTGCAGCCCTCCCGGAACTACCATCTACCCTTGGCAGACGTGGAAGGGTGAAATACCCAACAGCCAAGACGTGTTTTCCGGCAAGTGGTGGGACGCAGATAGCAACCGGGGCACCTTCCACGGAAAGATAATAATCTCCAGTGTCACCGAAGCATACTGCGAAGGTATCTGGAACTTAGATGACCCTTCAGGGGCTTCAATCATTGGAGGTGATTTCAAGATGACATTCTACATCCTGGAAGGAACATGCGAAGGCACCTGGATATCCATCTGGCCCACCGCCTTACCCGCAACCATGAGAGGCTGGAAGGTAGAACCGTAAAGTCACAACCTAGGGGGCGGGCTTGTGCCCCCTCATAAACCTCAAACCTCAAAGGAGGAACAAAATGCACAACTATAAAAAACTCATACTCGCCGCCCTGGCAGTTATCCTGCTGCTGGGAGCCACTCCGGCGTTCGCTCAGCTGGCCGGAACCTGGGAGGGCACTGGTAGGGGCGAAGCTTACCCGCCCTGCCACCCTCCTATACACCCCTGGCAAAACTGGATAGGCGAGATCCCGAACTCTCAGGATGTGTTTTTCGGCGAATGGTGGGACTCGGACTGCAATCACGGCACCTTCAAGGGCGAAATAGCCCCTTTCTCCACTCCAGAGGAAGTATACTGTGAAGGCGAATGGACATGGTACGACCCCACAGGCTCCTCTCACCAACCAATAGTCGGCGGCAAGTTCAAGATGACGTTCTACATCCTGGAAGGAAGATGCGAAGGCACCTGGACCTCCATATGGCCATCGCCCAGCGAGCACGGAACCATGAGAGGCAGGAAGGTACACTGAACCTTAACGCCGAGCGGGGACGGGTTTCCATCCCCGCTCGGGATAAACCTTAAACCAAAAGGAGAAGCAATGAGTAACTCCAAAAAGCTAATGCTCACCGCCTTGGCGGTGATCTTTCTGATCGGAGCGACGCCTCTCTTCGCCGATCTCGACGGCATCTGGGAAGGCTACGGCGAAGGAAGCTGCGAGACACCCGCTGGAACCATCATCTACCCCTGGCAAACCTGGAACGGAACCGTTGATGAATACGGGTACTTCTCCGGCGAGTGGGAAGACTCGGACGGCAATCAAGGCACCTTCGAAGGCTGCATGGCGTCCCTGAACCCCCCAGTCTGCCCGGGGGTATGGACATGGAGAGACGATTCGAGTCTCGAACCCATCGAGATGGGCCTATTCCAGATGGTCTTTTACGAGGTCCAAGGAACATGCAACGGCGAATGGTGGCCGTACTCTGGCGCTCAGGGTGGAACCATGTGGGGCTGGAGTATAGGAGACTAAGGCATAATAGAAACCAACCAGGGGGCGGCCATCCGCCCCCACTTAAACCCTAAACCTCAAAGGAGGAACAAATGAGTAACCCCAAAAAAATCCTCATCGCCGCGCTTGCGGTGATCTTCCTCGCAGGGGCGACGCCGCTTCTTGCCCAACTCAACGGTACATGGGCGGGCGAAGGAGAAGGCGTTTGCTCTCCGCCTCCCCCTATACCTACCGACTTCCCCATCTATGCTTGGCAGAACTGGAAAGGTCTGGTTGAGGATAATGAAGTCTTCTACGGCGAGTGGTACGATAACCGCTGTAACAACGGCACCTTCAAAGGCGAGATCGTATTCGTAACTCCCGAGGATGCATACTGCGAAGGCGAGTGGCACTGGTTCGACGAACGCTACGACCCTCCGCGTGTCTACTACATGGGACCGTTTTCGATGAAGTTCAAGCTGGAAGAAGCAATATGCTACGGTGAATGGCGGACTTACTACAGTAATGAGAGCGGAACCATGAAAGGAGAAAAGATAGACTGAGGATATACCGGGAAACCGGCTAACCCAGGGGGCGGGCTTCCGCCCCCTGATAAACCCTAAACCTCAAAGGAGGAACAAATGAGCACCCCAAAAAAAATCCTGCTAACAGGTTTGGCGGTGATCCTTTTACTAGGGGCCACGCCGCTTGCCGCCCAGATCGCAGGCACATGGGAAGGCACCGGAACCAGCTGCTGCTGTCCACACCCGGGCACGATCATCTACCCCTGGCAGGCGTGGGTAGGTGAGATCCCCAACTCCCAGGACGTCTTCACCGGCGAGTGGAAAGACAGCCTCGACAACCGCGGCACATTCAAGGGCGAAATCCTCTGGATCAGCACCACCGTCGCCATCGCCAGAGGTTC
It encodes:
- a CDS encoding aminotransferase, translating into MHKKLFIPGPTEVLPEVLEAQTKPMFGHRMKEASELGTSVINKLKKVLETDQQVIVWTASGSLIMEASIRNSVKKGVLNTICGAFSERWHKMAKANGLPCGAIEVEWGKAITPEMVDQELATGKYDVLCLTHNETSTGVMNPTDAIADMVRERYPDVLILVDAVSSLTGARINVDKYDVVLTSTQKCVALPPGLSFCTVSDRFLERAQTIEHRGHYTDFLLMKKYIDERGGQTPSTPNLALYNALDFQLDRMLEEGMDNRYKRHSDMANRVRSWAKEHFDLFPEQGYESETVTVIANTKGISVADLNKALAERGMALANGYGKKLKEKTFRIAHMGDLQMKDIDELLAAIDDILGH
- a CDS encoding 3-phosphoglycerate dehydrogenase, whose amino-acid sequence is MKVLVNDAIAPQGVQKLKDAGFEVVVDHLEPEDLKAQIKDYDALIVRSATKVRREIIEAAENLKVIGRAGVGLDNVDREAAKERGIAVYNTPAATSISVAELALGMMLSAARHIAQGTVSLKQGRWDKKKFKGIELYGKTLGIIGMGRIGSELAKRARAMGMSVFFFDAVVSESEFGTYKEMDEVLAEADFLSLHLPHNDSTHYLISTDAFAKMKDGAILVNAARGGVVDEEALYEALTSGKLRAAAVDVYESEPVTEHKLFSLDNVVLTPHVGAQAAEGQQRAGVQVAEKVIEALKGS